The following nucleotide sequence is from Mustelus asterias unplaced genomic scaffold, sMusAst1.hap1.1 HAP1_SCAFFOLD_107, whole genome shotgun sequence.
ATGCGGCCGCCATTACTCCTCTGGAGCCCAGTCTCCAAACTCCTGGGACTGGGATGAAAGGTGGAGGTGGGAGTGACTGCACCCAGAAACAAAGCACATGTGGGTAGTCACTAGATTATATATTGATGCCCCATTAGCAAAACAGTTCGCCTTCAGGCATAAAGATTGAAATTTTGGGTTGAGACACTAGGGAGGGCAAGAGGTAGTCTGAAATTGAAACCGAGAGTTAGCACATAAAGTGGAgaagtattgatttgatttattatcgtcggaactgtcaatcgttgagtcgagcgccatatcctgttcttatgaacagGATTATGTAAATTAtgtaaattattttgtaaattgagtttgtgtctttatatgccctgtttgtgaacagaactcccacttacctgatgaaggagcagcactccaaaagctagtagcttgtgccaccaaataaacctgttggactttaacctggtgttgtgaggcttcttacattATTTTAGTGCCCAGCAGATGATTTGGACTGAAATTggtctcagtctgtctctgtgttgtgagtgtgtgtgtatttgtggaaGTCAGAGTGTTTTTCtgtctgcatgtctgtgtgtgcgagtttGCCTGTGTCTGTCTGAGAGTGCATTTCTGTGAATGTGTTTGTCTTCGAGTTCGCCTGTTGCTATTTCTGAGGTTGGTTTCAATTCTCTAAATGGATTCGTCTGCGTTAATATAAAAAAAAGGaacaagaaaaatacagcagcacaatcctcctacgtttctatgtttgaaAATAACCCTTCAGTAGCCTGAGGGTTCAGTGATCTCCCaggcagaggccatttacctcacTTCGCCACTAGAGGGAGCTCCCTcactgtgattgtgtggaatGAAGGAGTCTTGTGTTACTGTCAGTATTTTCATGTTTAAAAGATGTTTTTGTTAAAAGCTCATTGTCCGTccagtgactctgttcatccacatttctAAAACAAAAAGGCAAAAGTTACGGTCAATTGAGCCAGGGTTTTATTCTGGGACCTTCCTGCCCagaagtaacatcagctgggattgtaactgaGCAGCAGAAACCCATCTTCTGTTCTATTCCCCCAATTCCCACAAAATAGTTTTTAGATTTGGGTGAGTTTGTATAAAATTGACAAAGGTGGAGATTCAAGATACTTAACAAgtgacggcatggtagcacagtggttagcactgctgcttcacagctccagggtcccgggttcgattcccggctcgggtcactgtctgtgtggagtttgcacattctcctcgtgtctgcgtgggtttcctccgggtgctctggtttcctcccacagtccaaagatgtgcgggttaggttgattagccaggttaaaaattgccccttagagtcctgggatgtgtaggttagagggattagcaggtaaatatgtgggggtagggcctgggtgggattgtggttggtgcagactcgatgggccgaatggccttcttctgcactgtagggtttctatgatttctataaaggcAAAAGATTCtgcacaaacaaaataaactttactatacacaATGATAAAGGGAAAACAAGTTACAATATGTGGAAGGTAAAACATTCAAGGActttagagaggaaagggagatgggATGGTAGTTTACAAGGGCATGTGTCAAAGATATTTTATTGAGAAGTGGGTGATGATATCGGATTTGAAGGAGAGGAAGATATTGACAATATCAGCTGATATGGAGAAGTTGTGTTGTCAGTAGCTCAgtgggaataggattgagggatcaAGAGATGGGTCTCATGGGCAAGATGAGCTCTAAGAGGACATGAGGGGAGgcaggagagaaactgcagaaagatGAGAGTTCAGAGCTCAGACAAAGGGCAGCGTTAGCGGAGGTTTGTTCCAGTGGGttaggggaaggagggaagcagtagaggcagctgattggattgtctcaaacttagtgacaaagaagattgtgagttttattcccAATGAGCACTTGTGGGGAGGTGAAGGTGGGAGAGGGACAATGGGAGAGCAACTCAAAAGGAATTCAGTTGTGCTGATGATATTAAAAAGATTCACAGTACTGAACACAAAGataatttatttgacttttattcagaatattaaacagTACAACTGGCTGGAGTTCATTAACATCAACAAAAACAAACGCAATGAACATATTACAGTCCTGGATAGGATTAACAGCAGATTCCAATCACCGTGGTTACTAGTGAATTCTTTGGTGTCTAAGCAGgtaggatgactgagtgaatctcttcccactttcagagcaggtgaatggcctttccccagtgtgggtgcgctgGTGTAGAATGAGGTCAtatgatcgcctgaacccagcctcacagtgagagcacctgaacggtctctcatcagtgtgaacacgttgatgggaaggcagttcaccagaacttttatagcacttctcgcagtcagagcatttaaaaggtctctccccagtgtgaatacgctGGTGTGTCaataggtgggatgaccgagtgaatcccttcccacagtaggagcagctgaatggcctttccccagtgtgaactcgctggtgttgcagcaggcgggatgaccgagtgaatccctttccacacttggagcaggtgaatggcctttccccagtgtgggtgcgctgGTGTGGAATGAGGTCATATGATCGCTTGAACCCAGCCCcgcagtgagagcatctgaacggtctctcatcagtgtgaacacgttgatgggacatcagttcatcagaacttttatagcacttcccacagtcagagcatttaaaaggtctctccccagtgtgaactcgctggtgtgtcaatagttgggatgaccgagtgaatccttttccacactcggagcaggtgaatggtctctccccagtgtgaattcgctggtgtacagtaAGGTTATGTGAATGCTGGAacccaatcccacagtgggagcacctgaatggtctctcatcagtgtgaacacgttgatgggacatcagttcccaagaacttttgaagcacttcccacagtctgagcatttaaaaggtctctcagacgtgtgaactcgctgatgagtaagtaggtgggatgactgagtgaatcccttcccacactcagagcaggtgaacggcctctccccagtgtgactgcgccgatgagtttccagctgggatggggaattaaattccttcccacagtccacacatttccacagttCTTCCAATGAGTGACTGCACTTAAGTTTTGACAGGCCAGAGGATcggctgaagcctcgtccacacacagaacccgtgtacggattctccccactgggaatagtgctttttccttccatgttcaaaatccactgATATTCAGTTATGATAAATTAGACGACTCTGGCAGTTCCTGATATGATATTTACTTtcagtttcctgactgcaaatcgtccccttctagtccctgtgaaactgattcaaaacagaaaaaaggggatTGAGAGAAAACCCATAGAGACAGGTGATGAATAGAATCCAGACCgaagcaacaataaaaaaaaacacgcaGGAGGCCAGGAACTGAGGATCATCGAGATATTCAGCAGACTAGGCAGCCTGTGAGAGTTACAAACATTATTGAGGGCTCAGGTTGCTGACTTGCCCTCAGTCTATAATGAAACATCTAGAGTCACGCACTGACTAATGGCGGTCACATTTCCCACAATGCTCTGCACCCCAGAAACCCCTCTATTCAAAAGTTGCTCACCGCAATTCACTAATcatcgaatccttacagtgcagaaagaggccattttaccCATCGAGTCTCGACTGACTctgagagcatctttcccaggctcaCCTCctgtcccagtaaccccacgcacttactctgctaatccccatcCTGAACTTTTTCTTCACCCTGCCTGCAACCACAACAATATATTCTGTACCCGACTCTTTTCCTTCCCCCCTCTGTACTTTACCaagttatgatttttttttctgtataacacgcaagaaataattttcactgtatcccataacacgcaacaataataaatcaaattagacccgacacatcttgggacgctaagggacaaatttaacatggtcaattcacctaacctgcacatctttgggcagtgagaggaaaccagagcacccagaggaaatgcacacagacagggggagattgtgcaaactccacacctgaggtgaagatgttggactggggtgggcacagtaagaagtctcacaacaccaggttatttggaaccacgagcttttggagagctgatgaaggagcagctttgacaaacggtcatctggactcaaaatgtcagttcttttctctcctcacagatgctgccagacctgctgagattttccagcattttctcttttggtttcagattccagaatccgcagtaatttgcattgattccaaataacttattggactttaacctgatattgtgagacttcttactgtgcaaactccacacagacagtcacacacccaTGGCTGGAGTcgaatcctggcgctgtgaggcagcagtgctaaccactgtgccacagtgaaggaagtttgccgcaaatttcgggtgataacaatgggctgggtgttgctcagaatgtggagcactgcagcaaagtacagagagacagagacaaagcagcaaactggactgagaaatggagtctgcagactggaactggcagcatgaggagaggcTATTTAGTCTAACACacacagcaatctacaacccacccccattaccgagacagtgagacagagattacaaacactcaccaacacagctccagtgaaacgtcccaggaaaaagggggaatctgtggctgttcctgtcctgatatagccccaggactgtcactcaaacccccaacccggcccagttcacagctcagcctctcagcttgcagcttcctgcacctcgagccaaccctgtccaggtgtgggagggatgtggaaccacagagtgtggggaggggtgacctcctgctgtgcccaaatagtttctccttcccctcccccatggcGCTCTAAGCTCTCAATGTGGACGGGTTGCTGGACtttgcagagcctcactgagcAGCGCTTGTCccttatcctgggtcaccccttccccctgggttcagtgtgttcagttcgctgcttctttccctgctgaaccttcagttaatcaaaaacaggaagtgctggaaaacctcagcaggtctggcagcatctgtgatcatccagactggaagtattaactctattctctctccacagatgccgagatttctagcattttctgtttctgtttcagattccagcacccgcagtattttcagCACTCTgcgtccagggcaggaagcagtgagcatggatctgtcaatcacacatgaggacggcctcaaccgggatcttgggttcatatcacactatctgtaacccccacaacttgcctgggcttgcaaaatctcactaactgtccttcatctgacgaaggagcagcgctccgaaagctcgtggcgtttgctaccaaatatacctgttggactttaacctggtgttgttcgactacttactgtgtttacctcaatcCAACGCTTGCATCTCCACATGCTTGCAaaacacacctctttaatctgtgcttaatcctctctccactcacattgtctgtacctttaagacttgattacctgtaaagactcacattccaaccattatcttgtaaattgagtttgtgtctttatatgccctgtttgagaacacgactgccactcacctgatgaaggggcagagctccaaaagcttgtggcttgtgctcccaaataaacctgttggactttaacctggtgttgtgagacttcttactgtgcttaccccagtccaacgccggcatctccacactctgagtggaaacagagagaagtaggagaggccggaggtgaggagagagattttatacatctacaactcaacaggaactttgacagaatttccaaaccctgtgaacaccatcagctccaagttcctctccaacccacacaccatcctgacttgtctgacatccagtactgaaagaacagaaatttatttcatataaatactgggaagactgaacccattgtgttcagtccccactacaaactccactccctcaccaacaactttatctctcctccgggcaactgtctgaggctgaaccaggctgttcacaaccagggtgaaatagttcatctcaagatgagcttccagccacatgtccacatcatcatcaagaccaccttcattcatagaagcattaatagtaattaattaacaataatgaataataaaatacagtgtagaaggaggccattcagcccatcgagcctgcactgacaaaaatcccatccaggccctatccacatatttacctgttaatccccctgataccaagtggcaatttatcatggccaatccgtctaaccagcacatctttggactgtggaaggaaaccggaacacccggaggaaacccacacagacacggggagaatgtagaaactctgcacagacagcgacccgaggctggaattgaacccaggtccctggcgctgttaggcagctgcactaaccactgtgccaccgggccacatgtccgtgccatcgcccgactccagcccagtctcagctcatctggaaccgtcACCCATTCCATAgtgacatcacaccctcacccattccattgtgacgtcacaccctcacccattccattgtgacctcacactctcacccattccattgtgatgtcacaccctcacccattccattgtgacgtcacactctcacccattccattgtgacgtcacactctcacccattccattgtgacgtcagggcttcactctccgatcacaat
It contains:
- the LOC144484428 gene encoding uncharacterized protein LOC144484428; translated protein: MWRCKRWIEVNTCSHSLEELWKCVDCGKEFNSPSQLETHRRSHTGERPFTCSECGKGFTQSSHLLTHQRVHTSERPFKCSDCGKCFKSSWELMSHQRVHTDERPFRCSHCGIGFQHSHNLTVHQRIHTGERPFTCSECGKGFTRSSQLLTHQRVHTGERPFKCSDCGKCYKSSDELMSHQRVHTDERPFRCSHCGAGFKRSYDLIPHQRTHTGERPFTCSKCGKGFTRSSRLLQHQRVHTGERPFSCSYCGKGFTRSSHLLTHQRIHTGERPFKCSDCEKCYKSSGELPSHQRVHTDERPFRCSHCEAGFRRSYDLILHQRTHTGESHSHLHLSSQSQEFGDWAPEE